A genomic window from Mesorhizobium sp. 131-2-1 includes:
- a CDS encoding MFS transporter codes for MSSIRPLIPLLIAAGILLGGNGLQGTLIALRGAQEGFSAPVIGLMGTFYFAGFLLGCLAVTRILKAVGHVRTFSALAATASAGTLLLVLVIDPVMWCAVRFAGGFCFAGLFTVMEAWLNSGVTNKDRARVLAIYRMVDIGSVTGAQFLIPIFGAGGFAIFAIMSMMITLSLVPVSLGDRSNPTPPEDVKLDLARVWRISPLGSIGCIAVGVTNSAFRTLSPVYAEQIGMSVADVVTFVSVGIFGGALIQYPLGYLSDRRDRRTVLLATTCCAMIAALALVFVAGADPFLNFVIVFIFGSFAMPLYSLSAAHANDRAGKGEFVLINAALMLFYSFGAIGGPFAASTAMQYFGPGALFVFSAVVYAVLILVILYRMQVRSGVPAGRRSPFTALLRTSTVFARLARRSGDSDGSSEP; via the coding sequence ATGTCTTCCATCCGCCCGCTGATCCCGCTTCTCATCGCCGCCGGCATCCTGCTTGGCGGTAACGGGCTGCAGGGCACGCTGATCGCGCTGCGCGGCGCGCAGGAAGGCTTTTCCGCCCCCGTCATCGGCCTGATGGGCACCTTCTATTTCGCCGGCTTTCTGCTCGGCTGCCTGGCCGTCACGCGCATCCTGAAGGCGGTCGGCCATGTCAGGACATTCTCGGCGCTCGCCGCCACCGCTTCGGCCGGCACGCTGCTGCTGGTGCTGGTCATCGACCCTGTGATGTGGTGCGCGGTGCGCTTTGCCGGCGGCTTCTGCTTTGCCGGCCTGTTCACGGTGATGGAAGCCTGGCTGAACTCCGGCGTCACCAACAAGGACCGCGCCCGGGTACTTGCCATCTATCGCATGGTCGACATCGGCTCGGTCACCGGCGCGCAGTTCCTGATCCCGATCTTCGGCGCCGGCGGCTTCGCCATCTTCGCCATCATGTCGATGATGATCACGCTGTCGCTTGTGCCGGTGTCGCTTGGCGACCGCTCCAACCCGACGCCGCCGGAAGACGTGAAGCTCGACCTGGCGCGGGTCTGGCGCATCTCGCCGCTCGGCTCGATCGGCTGCATCGCCGTCGGCGTCACCAACAGCGCCTTCCGCACGCTCTCGCCCGTCTATGCCGAACAGATCGGCATGTCGGTCGCCGATGTCGTCACCTTCGTCAGCGTCGGCATCTTCGGCGGCGCCCTCATCCAGTATCCGCTCGGCTATCTCTCCGACCGCCGGGACCGGCGCACGGTGCTGTTGGCGACGACCTGCTGCGCCATGATCGCGGCCCTTGCGTTGGTGTTCGTGGCGGGCGCCGACCCGTTCCTCAACTTCGTCATCGTCTTCATCTTCGGCAGTTTCGCCATGCCGCTCTATTCGCTGTCGGCGGCGCACGCCAACGACCGCGCCGGCAAGGGCGAATTCGTGCTGATCAACGCGGCCTTGATGCTGTTCTACTCGTTTGGCGCCATCGGCGGCCCGTTCGCGGCCTCGACGGCGATGCAGTATTTCGGACCGGGCGCCCTGTTCGTTTTCAGCGCCGTCGTCTACGCGGTGCTGATCCTCGTCATCCTCTACCGCATGCAGGTGCGCTCCGGCGTGCCTGCCGGCAGGCGCAGCCCTTTCACCGCGCTTTTGCGCACATCGACGGTGTTCGCCCGGCTGGCACGGCGCAGCGGCGATTCAGACGGATCGAGCGAGCCATGA
- a CDS encoding Lrp/AsnC ligand binding domain-containing protein → MDDLDRIDRSLLRLLQEDGRRTTLDLARRVGLSPTGASQRIKRLFSEGFIRAVRAVLDPARIGKAQLVFIEVRLDHTAPHVFDRFAEAVLRAPEIIECHMVVGGFDYLVKARIADMATFQDFLQRVILPLPGVRETHTYASIANVKPDALLPI, encoded by the coding sequence ATGGACGATCTCGACCGTATCGACCGCTCTTTGTTGCGTTTGTTGCAGGAGGATGGCCGCCGCACCACGCTCGACCTCGCCCGCCGGGTCGGGCTATCGCCGACTGGCGCCTCGCAGCGTATCAAGCGGCTGTTCAGCGAAGGCTTCATCCGGGCGGTGCGGGCCGTCCTCGACCCGGCCAGGATCGGGAAGGCACAACTCGTCTTCATCGAGGTTCGGCTCGACCATACGGCGCCGCATGTCTTCGATCGCTTCGCCGAGGCGGTCTTGCGCGCGCCCGAGATCATCGAGTGCCACATGGTGGTTGGCGGCTTCGACTACCTGGTCAAGGCGCGCATCGCCGACATGGCAACGTTCCAGGATTTCCTGCAGCGGGTCATCCTGCCGCTGCCGGGGGTCAGGGAAACGCACACTTACGCTTCGATCGCCAATGTGAAGCCCGACGCCTTGCTGCCGATCTAG
- a CDS encoding ornithine cyclodeaminase family protein produces the protein MTSAMPNYRNAHAKGDTPVLILNEAEVKSCIDLGRLLDALADGFRALSGGKVVNPARPQLDIPQAGYSLAMPAWMVGKHLTVKIVNVFEGNIAKGMPSHLATIHLFDPQTGLPICVMDGTYITAVRTSGSAVLSVRELARRDVKVATVVGAGVQAGQHLRLLPLVRDFAEIRVVSKEFADAQALAARHPGVVAVSDVEAAVRSSDVVCLATHSYEPVISAAWVQPGTHVSSVGVAPPGGELPVELVGKASLFVETSDAFAPTPVGSCELAGIDPQTGTELGEMLLGVRPGRVSADQITVYKAMGVAMEDMVAADLAYREAIRRGIGSVASL, from the coding sequence ATGACATCAGCCATGCCAAATTATCGCAACGCCCACGCCAAGGGTGACACGCCGGTGCTTATATTGAACGAGGCCGAGGTGAAATCCTGCATCGACCTCGGCCGGCTTCTCGATGCCCTGGCGGACGGCTTCCGGGCGCTGTCTGGCGGCAAGGTCGTCAATCCGGCGCGGCCGCAGCTCGACATCCCACAGGCGGGCTATTCGCTGGCGATGCCGGCCTGGATGGTTGGCAAGCATCTGACGGTGAAGATCGTCAACGTGTTCGAGGGCAACATCGCCAAAGGCATGCCCAGCCATCTCGCCACCATCCATCTGTTCGACCCGCAGACCGGGTTGCCGATCTGCGTCATGGACGGCACCTACATTACTGCCGTGCGCACCTCCGGCTCTGCCGTGCTCTCGGTGCGCGAACTGGCCCGGCGCGACGTCAAGGTCGCGACAGTGGTGGGCGCCGGCGTCCAGGCCGGCCAGCACCTGCGCCTGTTGCCACTGGTCCGCGACTTCGCCGAGATCCGCGTTGTCTCGAAGGAGTTCGCGGATGCGCAGGCGCTTGCCGCGCGACATCCGGGTGTTGTTGCGGTCAGCGATGTCGAGGCCGCGGTGCGCTCGTCGGATGTCGTCTGCCTGGCAACGCATTCCTATGAGCCGGTGATTTCAGCCGCGTGGGTGCAGCCCGGCACGCATGTCTCGTCGGTCGGTGTTGCGCCACCCGGCGGCGAATTGCCGGTCGAGCTTGTCGGCAAGGCCAGCCTCTTCGTCGAGACAAGCGATGCATTCGCCCCGACGCCGGTCGGTTCTTGTGAACTGGCCGGCATCGATCCGCAAACCGGTACCGAACTTGGCGAGATGCTGCTCGGGGTGCGGCCGGGACGGGTCAGCGCCGACCAGATCACCGTCTACAAGGCAATGGGCGTTGCCATGGAGGACATGGTGGCGGCCGACCTCGCTTACCGCGAGGCGATTCGCCGGGGAATCGGGAGCGTCGCATCGCTGTAG